The following are encoded in a window of Cydia splendana chromosome 6, ilCydSple1.2, whole genome shotgun sequence genomic DNA:
- the LOC134791717 gene encoding hydroxysteroid dehydrogenase-like protein 2 isoform X1, with amino-acid sequence MSLVANTGKLAGRTLFITGASRGIGKAIALKAAKDGANVVVAAKTAEPHPKLPGTIYTAAEEIEALGGKALPCIVDVRDEKTVQKAIDDAVKKFNGIDILINNASAISLTDTPNTDMKRYDLMHSINTRGTFLASKLCLPHLKNSNHAHILNLSPPLNMNPFWFATHVAYTMAKYGMSMCVLGMSHEFKPFNIGVNALWPMTGIATAAIEMLTGDVSTSRKPEIVSDAAYFMLCQDPKTYTGNFAIDEDVVKKAGVTDLTPYACDPKNANNLLLDGFIDSPLAMKQHSVVTASVRRYHTSAVRYEKEGKPEGQIPTLFAAIGKSLSPDLVKKTQAIYQFNVKGKEEGVWHIDLKNGDGACGQGEPKSPPDATLTMDSGNFSDMFAGKLKPATAFMMGKLKIKGDLQKAMKLEKMMKSLQKK; translated from the exons ATGAGTTTGGTAGCTAACACCGG GAAACTAGCGGGACGTACGCTGTTTATAACGGGTGCTTCCCGTGGTATTGGCAAGGCCATCGCCCTCAAAGCAGCTAAGGATGGTGCTAATGTGGTGGTCGCGGCGAAAACGGCTGAGCCGCATCCCAAGCTACCAGGCACTATTTACACCGCTGCAGAAGAAA TTGAGGCGTTAGGCGGTAAGGCCCTGCCATGCATTGTGGATGTCAGGGACGAGAAAACAGTGCAAAAGGCGATAGATGATGCTGTTAAAAAG TTCAACGGGATCGACATTCTCATCAACAATGCATCTGCTATCTCTCTCACGGACACGCCCAACACCGACATGAAGAGATACGACCTCATGCACTCCATTAACACCAGGGGCACCTTTTTGGC GTCGAAGCTCTGCTTGCCGCATCTGAAGAACAGCAACCACGCGCACATCCTCAACCTGTCGCCGCCGCTCAACATGAACCCCTTCTG GTTCGCAACGCACGTAGCGTACACGATGGCCAAGTACGGCATGTCGATGTGCGTGCTGGGCATGAGCCACGAGTTCAAGCCGTTCAACATCGGCGTCAATGCGCTCTGGCCCATGACTG GCATCGCCACGGCCGCCATCGAGATGCTGACAGGCGACGTGTCGACGAGCCGCAAGCCCGAAATCGTTTCCGATGCTGCTTACTTCATGCTTTGCCA AGACCCGAAGACCTACACAGGCAACTTCGCCATCGACGAAGATGTCGTGAAGAAAGCTGGAGTCACCGATCTCACACCATACGCGTGCGATCCTA AGAACGCCAATAACCTCCTGCTGGACGGGTTCATTGACTCCCCGCTGGCCATGAAACAGCACTCGGTCGTGACTGCCTCCGTCAGGCGGTACCATACCTCCGCCGTGCGATATGAGAAG GAGGGCAAGCCCGAAGGACAGATCCCCACATTGTTTGCGGCTATCGGCAAGAGCCTGTCACCTGATTTGGTCAAGAAGACGCAAGCCATTTACCAGTTCAATGTCAAAG GTAAAGAAGAGGGCGTATGGCACATCGACCTTAAGAACGGAGATGGCGCCTGCGGCCAGGGCGAGCCCAAGAGCCCGCCCGATGCGACGCTCACCATGGACAGTGGCAACTTCTCAGACATGTTTGCTG GCAAGCTGAAGCCGGCCACCGCGTTCATGATGGGCAAGCTCAAAATCAAGGGAGACCTGCAGAAGGCCATGAAGCTCGAGAAGATGATGAAATCCCTCCAGAAGAAGTAA
- the LOC134791717 gene encoding hydroxysteroid dehydrogenase-like protein 2 isoform X2 gives MSLVANTGKLAGRTLFITGASRGIGKAIALKAAKDGANVVVAAKTAEPHPKLPGTIYTAAEEIEALGGKALPCIVDVRDEKTVQKAIDDAVKKFNGIDILINNASAISLTDTPNTDMKRYDLMHSINTRGTFLASKLCLPHLKNSNHAHILNLSPPLNMNPFWFATHVAYTMAKYGMSMCVLGMSHEFKPFNIGVNALWPMTGIATAAIEMLTGDVSTSRKPEIVSDAAYFMLCQDPKTYTGNFAIDEDVVKKAGVTDLTPYACDPSNIDNLLPDFFLDVPGSPSAQTAKKEGKPEGQIPTLFAAIGKSLSPDLVKKTQAIYQFNVKGKEEGVWHIDLKNGDGACGQGEPKSPPDATLTMDSGNFSDMFAGKLKPATAFMMGKLKIKGDLQKAMKLEKMMKSLQKK, from the exons ATGAGTTTGGTAGCTAACACCGG GAAACTAGCGGGACGTACGCTGTTTATAACGGGTGCTTCCCGTGGTATTGGCAAGGCCATCGCCCTCAAAGCAGCTAAGGATGGTGCTAATGTGGTGGTCGCGGCGAAAACGGCTGAGCCGCATCCCAAGCTACCAGGCACTATTTACACCGCTGCAGAAGAAA TTGAGGCGTTAGGCGGTAAGGCCCTGCCATGCATTGTGGATGTCAGGGACGAGAAAACAGTGCAAAAGGCGATAGATGATGCTGTTAAAAAG TTCAACGGGATCGACATTCTCATCAACAATGCATCTGCTATCTCTCTCACGGACACGCCCAACACCGACATGAAGAGATACGACCTCATGCACTCCATTAACACCAGGGGCACCTTTTTGGC GTCGAAGCTCTGCTTGCCGCATCTGAAGAACAGCAACCACGCGCACATCCTCAACCTGTCGCCGCCGCTCAACATGAACCCCTTCTG GTTCGCAACGCACGTAGCGTACACGATGGCCAAGTACGGCATGTCGATGTGCGTGCTGGGCATGAGCCACGAGTTCAAGCCGTTCAACATCGGCGTCAATGCGCTCTGGCCCATGACTG GCATCGCCACGGCCGCCATCGAGATGCTGACAGGCGACGTGTCGACGAGCCGCAAGCCCGAAATCGTTTCCGATGCTGCTTACTTCATGCTTTGCCA AGACCCGAAGACCTACACAGGCAACTTCGCCATCGACGAAGATGTCGTGAAGAAAGCTGGAGTCACCGATCTCACACCATACGCGTGCGATCCTA GTAACATAGATAATCTGTTACCCGATTTCTTTTTGGACGTGCCCGGCTCACCTTCTGCGCAGACCGCGAAAAAG GAGGGCAAGCCCGAAGGACAGATCCCCACATTGTTTGCGGCTATCGGCAAGAGCCTGTCACCTGATTTGGTCAAGAAGACGCAAGCCATTTACCAGTTCAATGTCAAAG GTAAAGAAGAGGGCGTATGGCACATCGACCTTAAGAACGGAGATGGCGCCTGCGGCCAGGGCGAGCCCAAGAGCCCGCCCGATGCGACGCTCACCATGGACAGTGGCAACTTCTCAGACATGTTTGCTG GCAAGCTGAAGCCGGCCACCGCGTTCATGATGGGCAAGCTCAAAATCAAGGGAGACCTGCAGAAGGCCATGAAGCTCGAGAAGATGATGAAATCCCTCCAGAAGAAGTAA